The sequence GTCGTCCACCGGGTAGGGCTTCTCCTTGTGGGGCACCAGGCGCACCACGGCGGAGTCGACCTTGGGCGGCGGGGTGAAGGCACCCGGGCCCACTTCCAGCACCGGCAGTGCCTTGCAGTAGTACTGGGCCATCACCGTCAGGCGACCGTAGTTCTTGTGACCCGGTCCGGCACACAGACGCTCCACCACCTCTTTCTGCAGCATGAAGTGCATGTTCTCCACCTTGTCGGCGTACTCGAACAGGTGGAACATCAGCGGGGTGGAGATGTTGTAGGGCAGGTTGCCGAAGATCTTCATCTTCTTGCCCTCTTCCATCAGGGAGGTGAAGTCGAACTTCAGTGCGTCCCCCTGGTGGATCTTCAATTTGTTGCCCCAGCCAGGTTGCTGGGTCAGGCGTTCAGCCAGATCTCTGTCCAGCTCCACCACGTTCAGGCACTCAACCTGCTCGGCCACCGGCTGAGTCAGGGCGCCCAGACCCGGGCCAATCTCCACCAGGGTATGGTCGTCGGTGGGATGGATGGCGGCAACGATACGATCGATCACCGTCATGTCGTGGAGGAAGTTTTGGCCGAAGCGCTTACGGGCGCGGTGGCCCATATGAACATTGTTGCTCATCTATTTTGTTTACTTGTCAGTTCAATTGCTTTGTTTAGGGCGACCAGGAAACTGCCGGGATCCGCCTGGCCGGAGCCAGCCAGGTCCAGGGCAGTGCCGTGGTCCACTGAAGTGCGGATGAAGGGCAGTCCCAGGGTGATGTTGAGGGACTTGCCGAACCCCTTGTATTTTAGCACCGGCAGACCCTGATCGTGGTACATCGCCAGCACCACATCGCAGTTGTCCAGGTACTTGGGCTGGAACAGGGTGTCCGCCGGCAGAGGGCCGGTAAGATCCATCCCTTCGGCGCGCAGGTGGCTCAGGGTGGGTTCGATCACCTCGATCTCCTCCTTGCCCAGGTGGCCACCTTCGCCGGCGTGGGGGTTGAGGCCACACACCAGGATGCGTGGCTTCTCCAGGCCGAACTTGTCCTGCAGGTCCCGGTTGAGGATGCGAATGATCTGCTCCAGGCGCTGTGGGGTGATCGCCTTGGACACATAGGCCAGGGGGATATGGGTGGTCACCAGGGCCACCTGCAGGCCTTCGGTGGCCAGCACCATCACCACATCCTGACAGCCGGCCTGCTGAGCAAAGTACTCGGTGTGACCGGAGAAGGGGATCCCCGCCTGGTTGATGATCCCCTTGTGCACGGGGCCAGTCACCACGGCGGCGAAGTCGCCACTGATGTTCTTCTCACTGGAGAACTTGAGGGTCTCCACCACGTAGGCGCTGTTGGCGTCATTGAGCTCGCCGCACACCACCGGGGCGTCCAGGGAGAAGGGGGCGATGGTCAGGGTGCCCGCAGCCTGAGGCTGGGGCTCCTTGCCGGGCTGATAGGGCTGCAGCTTGATGGGCAGCCCCAGCATCTTGGCGCGGTCGGTGATCAGCTGGGGATCGGCACAGACCACCAGCTCAACAGGCCAGGCCTGCTGGGCCAGCATCACCACCAGATCGGGGCCGACGCCTGCCGGCTCCCCTGGCGTTACCGCGATCCGGAACGTCATTTGGCTTCCACCATCTCGATGTACGCCTTGGCGCGCATCTCCTGAGACCAGGCCGCCGCCTGCTCGTTGAACTTACGGCGGAACAGCAGCTGGTAGGCGCGGTCGGTGTTCATCTTGTCTGTGGTGTCCGTGGTGCGACGGTCGGTCAGCTGCACCACGTGCCAGCCGTGGGTGGAGCGGAACGGCTTGCTGTACTCACCCTTGCCCAGCTTGGCCAGGGCGTTTTGGAACGCGGGCACATAGATGGAGGGATCGGACCAGCCCAGATCACCACCCTTGAGGGCGCTGCCGGGATCCTCGGAGTGCTCCTTGGCCAGCTCGGCAAAGTCGGCGTCACCCTTCTCCACCTCGACCAGGAAGGTGTCCAGCATCTGCTTGGCCATGTCTTCGCTGAGGATGGGTGAGGGCCGCAGCAGGATGTGACGGGCACGCACCTCTTCCACTTCCTGCAGCTGCTGACCACGGGTCTCCTGGATCTTAACGATGTGGAAACCGGCGCCACTCTTTACCGGACCTATGATGTCGCCGGGCTTGGCGCCCTTGACCAGTTCGGCAAACAGGGTGGGCATCTCGTTGATGTTCATCCAGCCCCAGTCGCCCCCTTCCAGGGCCTTGGGACCGGCGGAGGCGGCGATGGCGGTCTTGGCGAAATCCGCGCCTTCGTTGAGCAGACCCAACACCTTTTCGGCGCGGCCACGGGCTTCTTCCACCGTCTTGGTGTCGTTGTCACGCACCTCAATGAGGATGTGGCCAACGTGGAACTCGGCGTCCTGCAGACCCTGCTCCTCAATCATCTTCACCAGGGTGTCGATCTCCTGGGGGGAGATCTGAACCCGGCGCTGGACCTGGAAGCGCTGGACCTGACCCAGGGTGATCTCGCGGCGGACCTGCTCACGATACTGGGCGTAGTTGTCGCCTGAGGCTTCCACTTCGGTTTTAAGCTGTTCCAGGGTCTGGTTCTGCTCCTGGGCCATGTTCTCCAGGGTCTGGTCCAGCTGGATGTCGCTGATCACCAGGCCCATGCGTTCGGCCATCTGCAGCTGCAGGCTTTCGTTGATCAGACGGTCAACCACCTGGGTGCGCAGGGCGGCATCCGAGGGCAGGGACTGTCCGGAGCGCAGGGCGCCACGCTTGATGTTGGCGATGCGATCATCGATCTCGCTCTGCAAGATGATGCCGTTGTTTACCAGCACCGCTACCCGGTCGAGGGTCTGAGGCTGAGCCATCAGGGAGCCGGCCATGGCCAGGGAAGCCACGGCGCCTAAAAGAATATTGCGAACCTTCATCCTCTAATCCATTTCTATGGTGCAGTTATCGCTTAGAGCGTCAGGCTCGGCGACGGTTCCTGCACTGTAACACATTTGTTTCCTCAGTTTCTGAGGTAGTAGGGGCGGCGGTAGTTGAACAAACCCTCATCCAGCATGTCGCTGACCCCCAGCGGGCCTGAGGATCCCAGCCCCTTCAGTTCGAAGGTGAGGGACCAGCTGGTGTCGAAGTCATTACGCTGGCTGATGTTGGTGAAGCCGCTGTCGGTGTAGTTGGTGTTCAGGTGGCGATCGTAGCTGAGGCGAATGGCCCAGCAGCAGGATTCCCACTGGATGCCGGCAAAGGTCTCCACCGAACGGTTGAGATTGGCATCGTAGTAGTAGTTCCCCACCAGGTAGGTGTTGTCGGCGATGGGCCAGGTGGCCCGCATGCCGAACTGGTTGATGTCCACCGACTCGCCGGTGTCGGCGTCGATGGCCAGTTCCGGCACGTAACGGTGGGACAGCTGCAGCAGCTTGTCCCGCCCCGGACGGTAGTCCAGGGTCAGTTCCGACTTGTTGGTGGTGTTTGAGTTGGTGTCCAGCTGCAGGGAGCCGGCCAGGAACCAGTTCTTGGCGGCCTGCATATCCAGCTCCATCGCCAGGGCGGAGCTGGACTGCTGAATCTGGTTGGACTGGTCCGGCAGGCTCACATCACTGTCGGACAGATAGAAGATCTGGCCCAGGGCGAAGCGCAGCTTCTCGTTGTTGCTGTCGTCGTACACCCGGGTGGCCACACCCAGGGTCAGCTGGTTGGCGTCGGCGATGCGATCCAGGCCGGAGAAGCGGCGGTCGCGGAACAGGCCGGAGTAGTCGTCCTGCAGCAGGGCGGTGTCGTAGACGCCGATGTCACTCTGATCCTCATGGGGGATATAGAGGTACTGGGCCTGGGGCTCCAGGGTCTGACGGAACGGCTGGCCCTGGAAGCTCAGCTGCCGCTCCAGGTTGATCTGGCCGTGCAGGCGCAGCTGGGGCAGGGTACGGCTGACAAAGTCATCCAGGTTCTGCTCCAGGGGATCCGTGGTGCCGGTGGGCACGTCCTGCTGATAGAAGGTCTGCATCAGCTTGACCTCACCCAGCAGGCTGGCCGCCGGGGTCTGGTAGGGCAGGCTCAGGGTCGGCTCCATGTGCCAGCGGATCGCTTCCAACTGGTTGCTGCCCTGACTGGCAAAGTGGGTCAGCTCGGTGTCGAAGGCGAAGTCCAGGCCGCTGGAGACCTCGGGCCTGTGGTACTGGAAGCTCAGCTGAGGCAGCACCTGGAAGGGGGCATCCTCCTCACCCAGCACCTTGATGTCCTGCACCTTGATGGCGAAGTTCCAGTCACGCTGGAAGAACGCCGCTTCTCCCACCCGGCTCAGCTGGTTGTCGGTGCTGGTGCTGATGGCGGAATCGAAGTCGTTGAAGTAGTTGTCGTCGCTGATGTCGGCGATGTCGGCGTGCAGGCGCCAGCCGTTGTCCAGGCGGGCGGTGTGTTCCCAGGAGTAGGCCCAGCGGCTGGGGCTGCCCTTGAGGCTGTCCAGGCGATCGTTGCCGATGTACTCCAGGTTGACCAGGCCGAAGTTGTTCTCATGCAGGTAGCGCCCTTCGGTGCCCAGCCACAGGCCCCGGGAACTCATAAACTGCGGGGTCAGGGTCAGGTCATAGTTGGGGGCGATATTCCAGTAGAAGGGGGTGGTGACGTCCACGCCGTTCTTGGTGCTGGTGCTGATGGCCGGGAACAGGAAACCGGTCTTGCGCTTGTCGGAGACCGGGACCGTCATATAGGGCACATAGAACACCGGGGTGTCGAACAGGCGCACTTGGGCACTGTAGATGTGGCCCCACTCCTCGCTGGTGTCGATGACGATCTTCTCCGCCTTCAACTCCCAGTCCGGCACCTCGGCGGGACAGGTGGTGAAACTGCCGCCCCGCAGCACCAGGTCATTCTCGTTGGTGATCTCCAGCTGACCGGCGTCGCCGTGCACCTGCTGACCATGCAGCCAGTACTGGGCCTGGTTGAGGGTGGCGCTGTACTGGGTCATGTCCGCGTCGAGATCGTCGGCGGTGATGGTGATGCTGGGATCCTGATAGACCAGGTTGCCCTTGGCCAATACCTTCTGCTCCTGCTGGTGCACCTCGGCGCTGTCGGCGGTGATGGCGCGGTTGCCCTGCACCAGCTTGACGTCGCCCTGGAAACGCGCCGCCTCGCCGGCGATCGCTTCGCTGCGGTCCGCCCGCACGGTCACAGGATCTTTGGAGGCGTCTTTCGACAGGGGAGCATTGGGATCCACCATCAGGGGCACGGGAAGCTTGATGGTACACTGGTTGTCAGGCACCACCACCTGTCCCTCCTGGCTCCAGGCGGCAAAAGGCAGGCAGCAGCACGCTAAGGCGAGTTGAAAACGCATTATTATCCTTATGGATTGTACACGGTCGCCGGGCGGACTGTTGCCGCCGCGACCGCTGCCGTCACCGTTCCCCAATGAGTGACGCCCATGCCGGTTATGGTCCGGCTTGCGGCGTGTCCGTTGACCCCATCATCGGTGGTGTGACCCCTGGTGAACAGAGACGGACTCGATTCGGTCTGAGAGCCTAATTTTCAACGCGCCGAACAAAACCATTTTTCGCTGGCGCAAAAGACGTATGATAAAGCAATTTTTCCGTTTGGGCTACGCGGAGGAGAGAGATGAGCGACAGCCGTCAGGCAGCGCTGCAGCAATGGTTAAACCGGCAGTTTACCTCCCCTGTCGAGGGGCTGGTGTTGATCTTCGGCGACGCCAGCCACAGGCGCTATTTTCGCTTCTTCCATGAGGGAAGCAGCTACATTGCGGTGGATGCGCCGCCGGATCTTGAGGACAGTGCGCCCTTCCTGGCGATGACCCAGGCTTATCAGAAGGTGAGTCTGCCGGTCCCCGAGGTGATCCACGCCAGCCTGGATCTGGGGTTCATGTGCCAGAGCGATCTGGGGGACAGTCACCTGCAGGGGTATCTGGCCCCGGACCAGCTGCCCCTGTGGTATGGCCGGGCCCTGGCCCTGCTGCCGGCCATCGCCTCGGTCACCGAGCGCGCCGGCGAGCCTCTGCCCCCCTATGATGAGGCCTTCCTGCGCCAGGAGCTGGCGTTGCTGCCACAGTGGTTCATCCAGGTGCACCTGGACCGGGATCCCCAACAGCTGGCCCCTTGGTGGGCGCCCCTGTGTGAGCTGCTGGTGACCAATGCCCTGGAGCAGCCCCAGGTCGGGGTACACCGCGACTTTCACTGTCGCAACCTGATGGTGACCGGCGACGCCCTGGCCCTCATCGATTACCAGGGGGCCCTGCTGGGACCGGTGACCTATGATCCGGTGTCCCTGCTTAAGGATTGCTACGTCAAGTGGCCCTGGGCACAGCTGGAGCCTCTGCTGCACAATCATTTCCTTACGCTCAGGCAGCAGGCGCTGATACCGGAGAGCACCTCCTGGGAGCAGTTCCAGCGCTGGTACCACCTCACCGGCCTGCAACGCCATCTCAAGGTGCTGGGGATCTTCGCCCGGCTCAGCCACAGGGATGGCAAGCACCACTACCTGGCGGACCTGCCCAGGGTGTTGGAGTACGTCATCGAGGCCGCCGAGCTCTATCCGGAGACCGCTGAACTGGCCCGGGCGGCCCTGGAGTGGCGTGCACAGTTGGAGGCAGGCCGATGAAGGCGATGATCCTGGCCGCCGGCCGCGGCGAGCGGATGCGGCCTCTCACCGACACCACGCCCAAGCCGCTGCTGCCCCTGCAGGGGCGGCCGATGTTGGAACACCACCTGGAGCGCCTGGCCCGGGCGGGCTTTCGCGACGTGCTGATCAACACCGCCTGGCTGGGAGAGCAGTTTCCCCAGACCCTGGGAGATGGCCGCCGCTTTGGCCTCGCCATTCACTACCAGCATGAAACCCAGGCCCTGGAGACCGGAGGCGGCATTCAGCGGGCCCTCTCCTGGCTGGGCCCCGACCCCTTCCTGGTGGTCAATGGGGATGTTTACTGTGAACTTGAATTTAACGCGCTGCCTCAGCTGGGGCAGCAGGACCTGGCCCACCTGTGGCTGGTGGCCAATCCCGCCCACAACTCCCAGGGGGATTTCGCCCTGAATCAGGGGCGGGTGCAGGCACAGGGGGAGGCAAAGCTTACCTTCAGTGGCATCGGCCTCTACCGTCCTGAGCTGTTCGCCCGCTGCGCGCCCGGACGTTTCCCCCTGGCGCCTCTGCTCAGGGAGGCGATGGCCCAGGGCAGGGTGGGAGGCACCGCCCTTGAAGGACACTGGTGCGACGTGGGCACAGAGCAAAGATTAATCGAACTGGAGCAAAGACTTAATGCAAATTTGGGGTAAGGTGTTCGGCGCACTCCTGGGCTTTTTCTTCGGCCGTTTCGCGGGGATGATCCTCGGGGCCTGGCTGGGTCATATCCTGGTGGACAAGCGCCGCACCCCGAAAGCCGGTCCCCGGCAGAACCTGTTCTTCCATACCACTTTTGCGGTGATGGGCCATGTGGCCAAGGCCTCGGGCCAGGTCACCTCGGCGGACATCGCCCTGGCATCGGCGGTGATGGATCAGCTGCGCCTCTCCGGCGAAGCCCGCCGGGCCGCCCAGGAGGCGTTTCGCGAGGGCAAAGCCTCCGACTATCCGCTGCGGGAACGACTGAAGCAGCTGAAGCTGGTGATGGCCTTCCGTCGGGATCTGGCGCGGATGTTCCTGGAGATCCAGATTCAGATCGCCCTGTCCGACGGCAGCATCGACAGTCGTGAACAGGCGATTCTGGCGGAGATCGCCAGCCAGCTGGGGTTCAGCCAGGAGGAGCTGACGCAGATCATCTCCATGATCAAAGGGGGCAGCCACTACCACAGTAGCGGCGCCCAGGGGCCCAGCCTGGAGGATGCCTACAAGGTGCTCGGGGTGGACGCCTCCGACGATGAGCGCACCATCAAACGGGCCTACCGCAAGCTGATGGCCCAGCACCACCCGGACAAGCTGGCCAGCCAGGGTCTGCCCGATGAGATGATGGCCCTGGCCCGGCAGAAGAGCCAGGACATTCAGGCGGCCTGGGAACGGGTGCGTCAGGAACGACAGATGAGGTGATCCCATGTGGAGTCGCAAGGAAGCCGAAACCATACGCCGGGCCCTGCAGGGCTGGCAGCAGCAGGGAGAGCTGACCCCTGAGCAGGTGCAGCGATTGGAGCAGGGGCTGGAGGAGCGCCGCTTCGACTGGCTGAAACTGGCCAGGTACAGCTTCTATGTGGCGGTGGCCTCCCTGGTGCTGGCGGTGGCCAGTGTGCTGGTGGACCAGAGGGTGATCGACTGGATTACCGCCATGTTCAACGCCCCGGTGCTGGCCAGGGCCCTGGCCCTCACCCTGCTGGGCATCGGCCTGTTGGCGGTGGGGCTGTGGCGCCGGGGAGACGGAGCCCGCCCCTACCAGGTGGAGGCCCTGTTTCTGGGATCGGTGCTGGCGTTTTCCGGTGCCCTGGCCTACCTGGGGGACTACCTGCATCCGGACAGCGACAGCTGGCGTTGGTACCTGCTGGCGGCCACCTTGCTGTATCTGTTGATGGGCCTGACTCTGCGCTCCCTGCTGATCTGGGGCATCGCCCTGCTCAGCCTGATGCTGTGGCTCTGCGTGCACAGCGTCGAGGTGGCCGGCTGGGAGGGGTTGTGGTTTGGGATGAACCTGCCCCTGCGCCTGGCCCTGCTCGGCGGCCTGATCGCCCTGGCGGGACAGGCAATGGAGGGGAGGGCGCCTGCGTTGGCGCCCCTGACCCGGCACTTCGGTTGGCTCAGCGTCCTAGGGTTCCTGTGGCTGGTCTCCATCTTCGGTAACCACGGCAACTGGGATCATTGGGCCGACGTGCCCCAGTGGCAACTCTGGCCCTGGGCCCTGGGGGCCATGCTGGTGTGTCTGGGAGCCATCTGGGCCGGCATCCGCTGGTCGATACCGGCCCTGCGCCTGTATGGCCTGCTGTTCCTGATTCTCCATCTCTACAGCCGCTACTTCGAGCAGCTGTGGGACAGCCTGCACAAGGGGGTGCTGTTTGCCATCGCCGGACTGGGCTT is a genomic window of Ferrimonas sp. YFM containing:
- the rsmA gene encoding 16S rRNA (adenine(1518)-N(6)/adenine(1519)-N(6))-dimethyltransferase RsmA, translating into MSNNVHMGHRARKRFGQNFLHDMTVIDRIVAAIHPTDDHTLVEIGPGLGALTQPVAEQVECLNVVELDRDLAERLTQQPGWGNKLKIHQGDALKFDFTSLMEEGKKMKIFGNLPYNISTPLMFHLFEYADKVENMHFMLQKEVVERLCAGPGHKNYGRLTVMAQYYCKALPVLEVGPGAFTPPPKVDSAVVRLVPHKEKPYPVDDVEVLSQVCLTAFNMRRKTLRNSFKGKLDAAAFEELGIDPGLRPEQLPVSDFIAIANYLCRH
- the pdxA gene encoding 4-hydroxythreonine-4-phosphate dehydrogenase PdxA, coding for MTFRIAVTPGEPAGVGPDLVVMLAQQAWPVELVVCADPQLITDRAKMLGLPIKLQPYQPGKEPQPQAAGTLTIAPFSLDAPVVCGELNDANSAYVVETLKFSSEKNISGDFAAVVTGPVHKGIINQAGIPFSGHTEYFAQQAGCQDVVMVLATEGLQVALVTTHIPLAYVSKAITPQRLEQIIRILNRDLQDKFGLEKPRILVCGLNPHAGEGGHLGKEEIEVIEPTLSHLRAEGMDLTGPLPADTLFQPKYLDNCDVVLAMYHDQGLPVLKYKGFGKSLNITLGLPFIRTSVDHGTALDLAGSGQADPGSFLVALNKAIELTSKQNR
- the surA gene encoding peptidylprolyl isomerase SurA; its protein translation is MKVRNILLGAVASLAMAGSLMAQPQTLDRVAVLVNNGIILQSEIDDRIANIKRGALRSGQSLPSDAALRTQVVDRLINESLQLQMAERMGLVISDIQLDQTLENMAQEQNQTLEQLKTEVEASGDNYAQYREQVRREITLGQVQRFQVQRRVQISPQEIDTLVKMIEEQGLQDAEFHVGHILIEVRDNDTKTVEEARGRAEKVLGLLNEGADFAKTAIAASAGPKALEGGDWGWMNINEMPTLFAELVKGAKPGDIIGPVKSGAGFHIVKIQETRGQQLQEVEEVRARHILLRPSPILSEDMAKQMLDTFLVEVEKGDADFAELAKEHSEDPGSALKGGDLGWSDPSIYVPAFQNALAKLGKGEYSKPFRSTHGWHVVQLTDRRTTDTTDKMNTDRAYQLLFRRKFNEQAAAWSQEMRAKAYIEMVEAK
- the lptD gene encoding LPS assembly protein LptD, translating into MRFQLALACCCLPFAAWSQEGQVVVPDNQCTIKLPVPLMVDPNAPLSKDASKDPVTVRADRSEAIAGEAARFQGDVKLVQGNRAITADSAEVHQQEQKVLAKGNLVYQDPSITITADDLDADMTQYSATLNQAQYWLHGQQVHGDAGQLEITNENDLVLRGGSFTTCPAEVPDWELKAEKIVIDTSEEWGHIYSAQVRLFDTPVFYVPYMTVPVSDKRKTGFLFPAISTSTKNGVDVTTPFYWNIAPNYDLTLTPQFMSSRGLWLGTEGRYLHENNFGLVNLEYIGNDRLDSLKGSPSRWAYSWEHTARLDNGWRLHADIADISDDNYFNDFDSAISTSTDNQLSRVGEAAFFQRDWNFAIKVQDIKVLGEEDAPFQVLPQLSFQYHRPEVSSGLDFAFDTELTHFASQGSNQLEAIRWHMEPTLSLPYQTPAASLLGEVKLMQTFYQQDVPTGTTDPLEQNLDDFVSRTLPQLRLHGQINLERQLSFQGQPFRQTLEPQAQYLYIPHEDQSDIGVYDTALLQDDYSGLFRDRRFSGLDRIADANQLTLGVATRVYDDSNNEKLRFALGQIFYLSDSDVSLPDQSNQIQQSSSALAMELDMQAAKNWFLAGSLQLDTNSNTTNKSELTLDYRPGRDKLLQLSHRYVPELAIDADTGESVDINQFGMRATWPIADNTYLVGNYYYDANLNRSVETFAGIQWESCCWAIRLSYDRHLNTNYTDSGFTNISQRNDFDTSWSLTFELKGLGSSGPLGVSDMLDEGLFNYRRPYYLRN
- a CDS encoding phosphotransferase; this translates as MSDSRQAALQQWLNRQFTSPVEGLVLIFGDASHRRYFRFFHEGSSYIAVDAPPDLEDSAPFLAMTQAYQKVSLPVPEVIHASLDLGFMCQSDLGDSHLQGYLAPDQLPLWYGRALALLPAIASVTERAGEPLPPYDEAFLRQELALLPQWFIQVHLDRDPQQLAPWWAPLCELLVTNALEQPQVGVHRDFHCRNLMVTGDALALIDYQGALLGPVTYDPVSLLKDCYVKWPWAQLEPLLHNHFLTLRQQALIPESTSWEQFQRWYHLTGLQRHLKVLGIFARLSHRDGKHHYLADLPRVLEYVIEAAELYPETAELARAALEWRAQLEAGR
- the murU gene encoding N-acetylmuramate alpha-1-phosphate uridylyltransferase MurU; protein product: MKAMILAAGRGERMRPLTDTTPKPLLPLQGRPMLEHHLERLARAGFRDVLINTAWLGEQFPQTLGDGRRFGLAIHYQHETQALETGGGIQRALSWLGPDPFLVVNGDVYCELEFNALPQLGQQDLAHLWLVANPAHNSQGDFALNQGRVQAQGEAKLTFSGIGLYRPELFARCAPGRFPLAPLLREAMAQGRVGGTALEGHWCDVGTEQRLIELEQRLNANLG
- the djlA gene encoding co-chaperone DjlA; protein product: MQIWGKVFGALLGFFFGRFAGMILGAWLGHILVDKRRTPKAGPRQNLFFHTTFAVMGHVAKASGQVTSADIALASAVMDQLRLSGEARRAAQEAFREGKASDYPLRERLKQLKLVMAFRRDLARMFLEIQIQIALSDGSIDSREQAILAEIASQLGFSQEELTQIISMIKGGSHYHSSGAQGPSLEDAYKVLGVDASDDERTIKRAYRKLMAQHHPDKLASQGLPDEMMALARQKSQDIQAAWERVRQERQMR